Proteins from one Lepidochelys kempii isolate rLepKem1 chromosome 6, rLepKem1.hap2, whole genome shotgun sequence genomic window:
- the TCIRG1 gene encoding V-type proton ATPase 116 kDa subunit a 3 isoform X4 encodes MGSMFRSEEVCLAQLFLQSASAYACVSELGERGLVEFRDLNPNVNAFQRRFVGEVRRCEDMEKTFTFLHQELRKAGLALGPCPESPPAPLPRDALHIQEQSEQLAQELREVSRNRESLGRRLRELQEYAHVLREGQRFTGQLASLGSPARPRALSDQEPLLNPSMAPRLDVKINFVAGVIHPWRVTSFERLLWRACRGYLIANFVEMAEPMEDPATGESITWVIFLISYWGEQIGQKIRKISDCFHCHMYPYADREADRLEVLSGLLTQINDLTTVLGETEQYLSQVLQKVVLMLPAWRVKVQKMKAIYLILNQCSFNVIEKCLIAEVWCPVRDLPQVQEALCHGSHKSGSGVESFVHRIPSSESPPTLIRTNKFTTGFQSIVDAYGVASYQEVNPAPYTIITFPFLFAVMFGDVGHGLLMFLFALWMVLAESSPRLREARNEIWRTFFEGRYLILLMGAFSVYTGFIYNECFSKATAIFPSAWSVATMVKHSNWSSDYLASHAFLTLDPNVTGVFKGPYPFGIDPVWSLANNHLNFLNSFKMKMSVILGIIHMSFGVLLGVFNHLHFRQRYQVALVFLPEALFLLALFGYLVFMIFYKWIMFSAVNSLLAPSILIHFIDMFLFTENPDNHPLYPGQVTVQNVLVVLALASVPVLLLGTPLYLWCDHRRRGRPRLGQGPPGDAGERQPLLSSQEPGNSVNVTEADVEPGGHGPEPEFEFSEVFMHQAIHTIEYCLGCISNTASYLRLWALSLAHAQLSEVLWTMVMRNGFLMHVYVGGVLLVPVFAFFAVLTVAILLVMEGLSAFLHALRLHWVEFQNKFYVGTGYKLSPFAFPADSWE; translated from the exons ATGGGCTCCATGTTCCGCAGCGAGGAGGTCTGCCTGGCCCAGCTCTTCCTGCAGTCGGCCTCGGCCTACGCCTGCGTCAGCGAGCTGGGCGAGAGGGGGCTTGTGGAGTTCAGAGAC ctcaACCCCAATGTCAACGCCTTCCAGCGGCGCTTCGTGGGTGAGGTGCGGCGTTGCGAGGACATGGAGAAAACCTTCA CGTTCCTGCACCAGGAGCTGCGGAAGGCAGGGCTGGCACTGGGGCCCTGCCCTGAAAGCCCCCCGGCCCCTCTGCCCCGTGATGCCCTGCACATCCAGGAGCAGTCCGAGCAGCTGGCCCAGGAGCTACGCGAAGTGAGCCGCAACCGGGAGTCGCTGGGCCGGCGCCTGCGGGAGCTGCAGGAGTATGCGCATGTCCTGCGTGAGGGGCAGCGCTTCACCGGCCAGCTG gCATCACTGGGCTCCCCTGCCCGGCCCCGCGCCCTCTCAGACCAGGAGCCCCTGCTCAACCCGTCCATGGCACCGCGTCTCGATGTCAAAATCAA ctttgtgGCGGGCGTGATCCACCCATGGCGGGTGACCTCCTTTGAGCGGCTGCTGTGGCGTGCCTGCCGCGGGTACCTCATCGCCAACTTTGTGGAGATGGCGGAGCCCATGGAGGACCCAGCCACA GGTGAGAGCATCACCTGGGTTATCTTCCTCATTTCCTACTGGGGGGAGCAGATCGGACAGAAAATCCGCAAGATCTCGGACTG CTTCCACTGCCACATGTATCCCTACGCCGACAGGGAGGCCGACCGGCTGGAGGTGCTGAGTGGGCTGCTCACCCAGATCAATGACCTCACCACG gtgctgggggagacGGAGCAGTACCTGTCCCAGGTGCTGCAGAAGGTGGTGCTGATGCTGCCAGCCTGGCGCGTGAAGGTGCAGAAGATGAAGGCCATCTACCTCATCCTCAACCAGTGCAGCTTCAACGTCATCGAGAAGTGCCTCATCGCCGAGGTGTGGTGCCCCGTGCGTGACCTGCCACAGGTGCAGGAGGCCTTGTGCCACGGATCG CACAAGAGCGGCTCAGGGGTGGAGTCGTTCGTGCACCGGATCCCCAGTTCTGAGAGCCCTCCCACCCTCATCCGCACCAACAAGTTCACCACTGGCTTCCAGAGCATCGTTGACGCCTATGGGGTCGCCAGTTACCAGGAGGTGAACCCGG CGCCCTACACCATCATCacattccccttcctgtttgctgtCATGTTCGGGGACGTGGGCCACGGGCTGCTGATGTTCCTTTTTGCCCTCTGGATGGTGctggctgagagcagcccccgcCTGAGGGAGGCGCGCAACGAG atCTGGCGGACGTTCTTTGAGGGGCGCTACCTGATTCTGCTCATGGGGGCCTTCTCCGTCTACACCGGCTTCATCTACAATGAGTGCTTCAGCAAGGCAACCGCCATCTTCCCCTCCGCCTGGAGTGTGGCCACCATGGTCAAACACTCCAACTGGAG CTCCGACTACTTAGCCAGCCACGCCTTCCTCACCCTGGACCCCAACGTCACTGGAGTCTTCAAGGGGCCCTACCCCTTCGGGATCGACCCG GTCTGGAGCCTGGCCAACAACCACCTGAACTTCCTGAACTCCTTCAAGATGAAGATGTCAGTGATTCTGGGCATCATCCACATGAGCTTTGGGGTGCTGCTCGGTGTCTTCAACCACCT GCACTTCAGGCAGCGGTACCAGGTGGCACTGGTCTTCCTGCCCGAGGCGCTCTTCCTGCTGGCGCTCTTTGGCTACCTCGTCTTCATGATCTTCTACAAGTGGATCATGTTCAGTGCTGTCAActccctgctggcacccagcATCCTCATCCACTTCATCGACATGTTCCTGTTCACTGAGAACCCTGACAACCACCCGCTGTATCCGGGACAG gtGACGGTGCAGAATGTCCTGGTCGTCCTGGCTCTGGCCTCTGTGCCTGTCCTGCTCCTGGGCACGCCCTTGTACCTGTGGTGCGATCACCGCCGCAGGGGGCGCCCTCGTCTTGGG CAGGGCCCACCTGGGGACGCCGGGGAGCGTCAGCCGCTGCTGAGCTCGCAGGAGCCGGGGAACTCGGTGAACGTTACGGAGGCTGACGTGGAGCCTGGCGGGCATGGCCCTGAGCCTGAG TTTGAATTCTCTGAAGTCTTCATGCACCAGGCCATCCACACCATCGAGTATTGCCTGGGCTGCATCTCCAACACGGCCTCCTACCTGCGCCTGTGGGCGCTCAGCCTGGCCCATGCAC AGCTGTCGGAGGTGCTGTGGACCATGGTGATGCGGAACGGCTTCCTGATGCATGTCTACGTGGGCGGGGTGCTGCTTGTGCCCGTCTTCGCCTTCTTCGCCGTGCTGACGGTGGCCATCCTGCTGGTGATGGAGGGGCTGTCGGCTTTCCTGCACGCCCTGCGCCTGCACTG GGTGGAATTCCAGAACAAGTTCTACGTGGGCACCGGGTACAAGCTGAGCCCCTTCGCCTTCCCCGCCGACAGCTGGGAGTAG
- the TCIRG1 gene encoding V-type proton ATPase 116 kDa subunit a 3 isoform X6, with amino-acid sequence MEGDGATGNYFATSEVKKVQGDSAELLPGVSWAELRILVPWVGPLRRVPPAAARPSLSTMGSMFRSEEVCLAQLFLQSASAYACVSELGERGLVEFRDLNPNVNAFQRRFVGEVRRCEDMEKTFTFLHQELRKAGLALGPCPESPPAPLPRDALHIQEQSEQLAQELREVSRNRESLGRRLRELQEYAHVLREGQRFTGQLASLGSPARPRALSDQEPLLNPSMAPRLDVKINFVAGVIHPWRVTSFERLLWRACRGYLIANFVEMAEPMEDPATGESITWVIFLISYWGEQIGQKIRKISDCFHCHMYPYADREADRLEVLSGLLTQINDLTTVLGETEQYLSQVLQKVVLMLPAWRVKVQKMKAIYLILNQCSFNVIEKCLIAEVWCPVRDLPQVQEALCHGSHKSGSGVESFVHRIPSSESPPTLIRTNKFTTGFQSIVDAYGVASYQEVNPAPYTIITFPFLFAVMFGDVGHGLLMFLFALWMVLAESSPRLREARNEIWRTFFEGRYLILLMGAFSVYTGFIYNECFSKATAIFPSAWSVATMVKHSNWSSDYLASHAFLTLDPNVTGVFKGPYPFGIDPVWSLANNHLNFLNSFKMKMSVILGIIHMSFGVLLGVFNHLHFRQRYQVALVFLPEALFLLALFGYLVFMIFYKWIMFSAVNSLLAPSILIHFIDMFLFTENPDNHPLYPGQVTVQNVLVVLALASVPVLLLGTPLYLWCDHRRRGRPRLGQGPPGDAGERQPLLSSQEPGNSVNVTEADVEPGGHGPEPEFEFSEVFMHQAIHTIEYCLGCISNTASYLRLWALSLAHALPLQSCRRCCGPW; translated from the exons atggagggggatgGTGCTACTGGAAACTATTTTGCAACCTCCGAGGTCAAAAAAGTCCAGGGTGACTCAGCCGAGCTGCTGCCGGGTGTCTCGTGGGCAGAGCTGCGGATCCTTGTTCCCTGGGTGGGTCCCTTACGCCGCGTGCCCCCCGCAGCTGCAAGGCCATCCCTGAG CACCATGGGCTCCATGTTCCGCAGCGAGGAGGTCTGCCTGGCCCAGCTCTTCCTGCAGTCGGCCTCGGCCTACGCCTGCGTCAGCGAGCTGGGCGAGAGGGGGCTTGTGGAGTTCAGAGAC ctcaACCCCAATGTCAACGCCTTCCAGCGGCGCTTCGTGGGTGAGGTGCGGCGTTGCGAGGACATGGAGAAAACCTTCA CGTTCCTGCACCAGGAGCTGCGGAAGGCAGGGCTGGCACTGGGGCCCTGCCCTGAAAGCCCCCCGGCCCCTCTGCCCCGTGATGCCCTGCACATCCAGGAGCAGTCCGAGCAGCTGGCCCAGGAGCTACGCGAAGTGAGCCGCAACCGGGAGTCGCTGGGCCGGCGCCTGCGGGAGCTGCAGGAGTATGCGCATGTCCTGCGTGAGGGGCAGCGCTTCACCGGCCAGCTG gCATCACTGGGCTCCCCTGCCCGGCCCCGCGCCCTCTCAGACCAGGAGCCCCTGCTCAACCCGTCCATGGCACCGCGTCTCGATGTCAAAATCAA ctttgtgGCGGGCGTGATCCACCCATGGCGGGTGACCTCCTTTGAGCGGCTGCTGTGGCGTGCCTGCCGCGGGTACCTCATCGCCAACTTTGTGGAGATGGCGGAGCCCATGGAGGACCCAGCCACA GGTGAGAGCATCACCTGGGTTATCTTCCTCATTTCCTACTGGGGGGAGCAGATCGGACAGAAAATCCGCAAGATCTCGGACTG CTTCCACTGCCACATGTATCCCTACGCCGACAGGGAGGCCGACCGGCTGGAGGTGCTGAGTGGGCTGCTCACCCAGATCAATGACCTCACCACG gtgctgggggagacGGAGCAGTACCTGTCCCAGGTGCTGCAGAAGGTGGTGCTGATGCTGCCAGCCTGGCGCGTGAAGGTGCAGAAGATGAAGGCCATCTACCTCATCCTCAACCAGTGCAGCTTCAACGTCATCGAGAAGTGCCTCATCGCCGAGGTGTGGTGCCCCGTGCGTGACCTGCCACAGGTGCAGGAGGCCTTGTGCCACGGATCG CACAAGAGCGGCTCAGGGGTGGAGTCGTTCGTGCACCGGATCCCCAGTTCTGAGAGCCCTCCCACCCTCATCCGCACCAACAAGTTCACCACTGGCTTCCAGAGCATCGTTGACGCCTATGGGGTCGCCAGTTACCAGGAGGTGAACCCGG CGCCCTACACCATCATCacattccccttcctgtttgctgtCATGTTCGGGGACGTGGGCCACGGGCTGCTGATGTTCCTTTTTGCCCTCTGGATGGTGctggctgagagcagcccccgcCTGAGGGAGGCGCGCAACGAG atCTGGCGGACGTTCTTTGAGGGGCGCTACCTGATTCTGCTCATGGGGGCCTTCTCCGTCTACACCGGCTTCATCTACAATGAGTGCTTCAGCAAGGCAACCGCCATCTTCCCCTCCGCCTGGAGTGTGGCCACCATGGTCAAACACTCCAACTGGAG CTCCGACTACTTAGCCAGCCACGCCTTCCTCACCCTGGACCCCAACGTCACTGGAGTCTTCAAGGGGCCCTACCCCTTCGGGATCGACCCG GTCTGGAGCCTGGCCAACAACCACCTGAACTTCCTGAACTCCTTCAAGATGAAGATGTCAGTGATTCTGGGCATCATCCACATGAGCTTTGGGGTGCTGCTCGGTGTCTTCAACCACCT GCACTTCAGGCAGCGGTACCAGGTGGCACTGGTCTTCCTGCCCGAGGCGCTCTTCCTGCTGGCGCTCTTTGGCTACCTCGTCTTCATGATCTTCTACAAGTGGATCATGTTCAGTGCTGTCAActccctgctggcacccagcATCCTCATCCACTTCATCGACATGTTCCTGTTCACTGAGAACCCTGACAACCACCCGCTGTATCCGGGACAG gtGACGGTGCAGAATGTCCTGGTCGTCCTGGCTCTGGCCTCTGTGCCTGTCCTGCTCCTGGGCACGCCCTTGTACCTGTGGTGCGATCACCGCCGCAGGGGGCGCCCTCGTCTTGGG CAGGGCCCACCTGGGGACGCCGGGGAGCGTCAGCCGCTGCTGAGCTCGCAGGAGCCGGGGAACTCGGTGAACGTTACGGAGGCTGACGTGGAGCCTGGCGGGCATGGCCCTGAGCCTGAG TTTGAATTCTCTGAAGTCTTCATGCACCAGGCCATCCACACCATCGAGTATTGCCTGGGCTGCATCTCCAACACGGCCTCCTACCTGCGCCTGTGGGCGCTCAGCCTGGCCCATGCAC tgcccctgcagAGCTGTCGGAGGTGCTGTGGACCATGGTGA